The genomic stretch TGCATGGTATAAAAATTGTGAATTTAAAAAGGGGTGAAAAAACCAAACGGCACATTCATTAGTGTGTAACTAAGcttgatggttctttaaatcaGATATAAGAACAGTCCTGGATTGGATTAAGCCTTATTATCAGGAGATAATGCTTACCTGCCCCCGGAGTCTGGGTTGCATCGGCACTGGTCTGTGTAGTGCTGGCAGCAGCTTGAGCTCCTGGTGGACCAGCAGGGGGACCAGCAGCACCAGGGAAGGGACCCCAAAAAGGGAAAAGACCTGGAGGGAAGTGGGGCATCATACCGGGTGCAACTAAAGAGAATACACACAGTGGTTAGGAGAGAATTTGTTCCAAAACATCCAAAACACAGTGTAGTTTCAATAAGATTTGCTGCGTCCATGTTTACCATTAGCAGCTGGGGGAGCAGGATTATTAGCCGGGGCTGCAGGGGCTGCAGGGGCGGCTGGAGCAGCTGGAGTTGGAGCTGGATTGGGCTGTGATGCTCGCAAAACATCCATTCGACAAGTTGGACATGTCTGCTGCCTCTGAAACCATGAACGAAGGCAACTGCCACACAGACAAACAAGTCAATAGTTGTGGAGCATTCAAACTGTTAACAAAAGAACAGACAACTTACAGGAGTAGTTTGGAGAAATATTTATTTACCATTATTGCCATCACTCGCCCTACATTCAGTTTATTGGCCAAAACCGTAGCTGAAGTTTAATGCAAGTCAGAATTGTACTGCAAAATGGGATGTTGTAACCTTTTTGTAGCTTTCCAATAGATTTTACAGCCAACAAAGATTTTGGCATGTATCGGCCACTGTGTATATGAGACTGGTGACAATCTAAATctatttttacaattttagcCCATGTcatgactgactgactcaaATGCTATAAGTGGAAAAAATACTGGACAAACTGGACAGGAACCTTGAGTGAAAGATGTGGTTGCAGGGCAGCTTCTTTGCTCCGGTTACCATCTCCTCTCGACAAATGATGCACACATTATCGGAGGCTTGCAAGTCCTCAGGAGTGGCATCTGGATAGCTACAAACGGTGCAGAATGTAAGTCACTGAATCCATTCAATTCAGAAACAATTTAATGTAGTACAAATTAACTCACAGTGTGTTCATGTTGCGAATGGCTCGTCGAGACATTATTGCGTCTGTCACAGCCTTTTTGAATTGCctgggaaagaaaaaaacaaccctgATAAATCaagatagtagtagtagaagtatatcagtataataactaataactaaatttttggccaaaaatattttaaatgagtTTTTGGGCCTAAATTTACAGAGATGAAATTGGTGACTGTTTAGGTCCGGTGTTTGTTAGCAGGATTACCCTAGCAACTTTTATTCGTAACTTTATTTGCTGATTGACTGCACCTGGGGTAAGTGagaaatcactttttttttaaagcatggaTTCCCCTACCTCATTGCAAGATACATAGGTCGAATGGCAAACAGGGGGAAGGTGTGCACTTTGATCATTATTGTCATGAACGCCATGTACAACAGCACTTTGATGAAACCTGggtttaaaaataagaaaaacatatGTAAGAATAATCAAAAGAAGCGCTGTTCACATGCAGTTACATTACAAAAAGACAATAACCCTAACCTGtgaagagctctgtgtagagcATATACACAGCTTTATTTTCCCACGGGTTCTCACTCTGCAGATCGATGGTATGCAAGGTGTACTTAATGAACGTGGTGAGAACCATGGTCATAAGAATTGCATACTGAAAGAGAAAGGTATCAGAGAGTAAGAGATAACATGAGACAGAAAGCAAGAAAATTTAAGTGTTAAACAGTGACTGATGGGAATAATGTTCTGGCAATACTGCAAAACATTCAGAATTTTCTAAATTGATGAAGTAGTGTGGTGGTGTCTGATAAGGCTCCTAAAAGGAGTGTATGAAACAGTACTGTCCATCTTGACATGACATTTAATAGGCATATGAAAGCCTCAAGTTAAGACAGAGCGTTTGCCAAACACAGTTAAACAATGATCACCTCGAATCCGAAGACCAGCTGTACCGAGGCTCCTCTTGTGATAATACTATGGCAGGCATGATTGACAAATAAGAAATCCAGCACTCCCAGTAAAACCATTAGGGCTGTTGCAGGAAGAAATAAATTGTATGTCAGAACAAAGAAGGATGCAAAATATGATGCAATACCAAGACACACTTTCCAAGCAAGGTCATAATGCATTGACAACAATTCTAAGAGCAGGTGTAGCCTCAAAATTTGCATATGTTGAAAATAGAAATGCAAAGCTGGTGCTCTTGGGAAAACTGTTCAACTGTTTCATTTTGTGTGATTTCTGAAGTTACTGTAACTACAAACCgttacaactgtgtgtgttggatcTATAAACCCACCTGTATGTAAACTAAATCAAAAAGAGCCAACAGTGTGTATACTCACAGACAACTCTAAAATGGAAGACCCATGATATATTTGGACTCCTTTCCATctttgaaaaaaagaaaagaaaggtcACATCAAGTTAAAATCTATGTAAAACAACATTTTCAAAAAGGTGACAACATCCTGTTTACTCACAAAGTCCACCCTGTCTTCGGCCAGCCAATGGAAGCACTTGAGGAAAAGCAGCAGAGTGAAGAGGGCCACAAAACGAGGGGAAAAGTCATCCCTGAACACTGTAAAGGCTAAGCAGGTCTCggtcactgcataccaggagcgCTCAATCAGGTGCTGGTGGATGTAAGGATATGCAACACAAGCAGTTAGAAACACAAAGCCCTGAACACACCTGTGCCGACCTCCAAACAGAACCCACTTTACACAGCTGCACACATACCTCCATCTCTGCAGCTCTCAGTTGGCCAAAAAAGACCTTTCGCATGAACTTCCCCAGAAGAAAAACTAGCACAAAAGCCTGGATATACAAAAcctgacaaaaacaaacaaaaagaccaGGTTTTCATTACCAACATAACCATGGTAATTCGTACACTTTTTTACACCAAAATGAGGACAAGCACCAAAAGAAGCactttcacttaaaaaaaagtgcGAAACTTGTAAACTTTGCAAATTTTATCGCCTGCAGAATAGAGGGTAGGCGCGTGATATCACAGGTGGTAGGAGTCACTGTGGATATTCAACAACTCAGATATAAGACCAACTCAGTGGTAGCGTTAGAGTTCAGTGTGAACTCttatattaacaaaaaaaaaaaaaaccctgaaagagCTGTGGGCGATTGACTGTAgaaacagattcagcaggaattcagcgctctccttttacagactgctgaaagctaAGGAGAAGAGAAACAAATGGATTGCTGCAATTCGCAGAAACAAATGGAATCCAGGCACCAAACCGTGTGTAAGCTCAGGTCGGAAAAAGCCAAGGCCACCATAGTTGCTAATTTAGAAATATGTTAAATTTGATTCAAATTGATAGCAGACAAACCTGTCTGATTTTACCCTTCGTCAATAGACCATTGGTTATTTGGTGATTAGGATGGATCGCTGTtgagtccaactgcctttaacttgagcagataatggCTTGTTTCAGTCCTGGTTTGGCTGTTGTCCCTAAtgaatgttttgccactcagtctgaCTAAAAGGGGTGTGTTCCAGCTGGAACGTGACGTCAATGCATACCCTCAATTATGTCAATTACATAATAAAGATATATCCTGATCCAAATTTGGTATCTTCCCAGACAGCCTTTTGTACTAACAGGCAGATGGATTATATAAGGGGAATGTTCATTCAAATTTGAccagtaaaaaatatatatatatataaataaaatggtgCTGATTCCAATTAATGCTCCTGTAGAAGCAGATCCAAAGACACAAATTATTCAAAGATACTACTGATTAAGTTATTTTtcccatttatttaaaaatgcaaaaataaaggtaaaagtaaaatgataaaaaacaatacaaagatGCTTTCAGTTTTGATGCTGCGTCAGTGCTGTCAAAACAAGCAAGAAAAATCCCCACAGTTCTCAAACCAATCCCCAGGACCCCCAGATAGTCCACATTCATGCTGTACTGCAAGCTGGGATATACTACAAAAAGGCCTGTGTATTGGTCTGTGTAATCCACTGGGCTAATGAAGAATAAAATGAACTTACTGCCATACTAGGGCTGCTTTTGGTGAGGTATACCACTGTAGGATAGAACTGGTGCTTGAGGAAATAAGCATGGGCCACCACCGCACCAGTCAGCGCCAGGCTAGCAGCCGTTACCAGAGCTGCTCGCACCATTTTTGCTCTACGTCAGTAAAAGAAACACAAGAAAATGACAGCACAGATATTGTTTAGTATTGTCATAGGGGTCAATATACACCACAGAATGGGTTGAACTGCTCATTATGCTCAGAAACTAATCTTAAAATGGCAGATTAATCCTGAATGATAAGTCATGAATCAGTATGAGAGATATCTGGACTTCTTGATCCAAAGACAACccaaaaaacaaatacacaggCTACTTTTGTAATTAAATCTTCAGTGTTAATAGTCATTTGTAAACAGCACAAGTAACACAGTCTAAAAGCCAGCTAAGCACAAAAAGCCAGCCATTCACTTAACAGCTGTTCAGAGTATACAGAGTTTACAGGCCAGCCTGAAGAACTTTCCACACCCACTCTGCCCAGGTGGTCTGTCTGTAGCCTGTAAGCTAACTAACTTGTCATCAGAGCTAATCATAACGTTAAGCGTCGTTTTAACGCTTTATAACATACAAAGATACACAGACATTCAtgtaacgttagctagctataaTCTACAATGACAGAAGCCCATCATCAACGTGCTGCCATTCCTTCTAGCACTATCTAGCCAGCTAGCGTTATGAACTAACGTTAGGCGAGCTAGCTACAAGTTGAGCTTCAGGGCCAATCTTACATGATGTTTATATAAAAGATTATCCGTCCAAACGCTGGGAACGACTCAGCTAACTCTAACGATATGAACAAATGATCATATTCAGGAAGCTGAAGCTGGTTTCTCACTGGGATAATCTATCTAGCCGTTCCACCTTAAGCAGGGCAGTGGATCCATTCTGCAGACTGCACCTGGAACGTAGTGCTAAAGCTAACTGCTGCCCCTCTTAAGGTGGAGCGGACAATTGGAATAAGACGCAAATGCCAGCCTACTGAACTAATAGCTGACGTGTTTGCGAAGCTATTTGAactttttaattaattcattcattaattaatgaattatccACCCAGCTAACCAGCCTGATCCCGAATTAAAGCCCTGCCTCGACCCTCCAGCAGGGTTCAGCTCCTGCAGTGCGGGCGGACTCGAGTCAGCTTACCCTACAGCTCCTGCTTCACAGGGCAGCGAGTCTAATGCAGCCGCAGAGCGCCCTGTAACCCAACCGGCCGACACTCAAGGGCAGACAGCGACGAGCTGCACCCGTCACCAAGCAAAACTACAAATCCGTCTGCTCTTCCATCCAACTAAATAATCTTTCGACGCCCAAACGTGTAAAGCTCGTCGCAGCTTTTCGCGATTACGTGTTTATTTTTCGCTTGCTCTACAAAAGGCCACCTCATTTCCGCCGTTGCCACGCCTGGAGCACGACAGAGGGCCGTCCGACCAATAGGGATCCACACAGACCGGCGACAGGCTTCTCTCCCCTTCAAAGTAAAAGCCTTCTCGCCCCAATTTATTTACACCCAAACAGCGCGATAGATTTTAACAGGCAGTCATTTGGGTTTTACAAAATGCACAAGTTCATGTGCATGGGATTTTTATTACTAATACAATTTAAGTCAGTATTATGGACaaacatattacatatacactATTCCCACCGCCAGTGGGAGTGTTCCTGTGTTGTACTGAGCACAGAGTAGAAACGCTTCCCCACCACTTCCACCAAATGTTTCCTGTAGCTGGAAATAAGGGTCTTCTGTAGGTATTTTGCTGTTACCCTTGGGTTGTTACTAGCTAGTCTTTTTTAGGGGTGTAAAGCTCTTGGGGTGACCCTAACAGGAAGCCCACTCCAAGGTGGAGTAGCAACAGTCCTAAATTGTATCCATTTGTAGACAATTTGTCTAACCGTGGATTGATGTACACCCAGGTCTTTAGCAAGTCTTTTATAGCCCTTTCAAGGGTCACGTGTTTCTACAGCCCATCTTCTGAAAGGTGTTTCATGAGAGGGTCGGATCCAGTTCATAGTAAAGCAGCCGAAACTTCACAGCCAGAGCGGCACATCTCAGTGTAGCTGGCACACCATCCAGCATATattaaagcagccagcacaaaCTGTGGCATATCTTAAAGCTGCCACCACCATCCAGCTCTGATACAGAGTGAGAAAAGATTATTAATACTGCAGCATCCTTAAACACTGTGTTATTTACTAAAAGCAGTGGTTCTGGACAGAACCATGACAATCTAAATACTCATATAAATGCTTAAATGCCGTCTGAATACTTTCTTTCTGGTTAGATTCTTCTTCTTGTGaggctctttaaagaaccttttaatattGTGTAGCAACCAGGGCTACGAGTTAAAGAACTAGTCACTTCTTGCCTTAAAGTACAGGTAAATAAAAGTTCCAAAAAGTTGTTCTACACTATGCTGTGCAAGGTAGGGCACCGTTTTTTAAatacagctgttttttttagctgattATAGTCTAAGCGTTTCTGGGCGTTTACGCACGGCGCACGACTTTATGGATTTTATGGCTATGCACGGCGTGCGTTTTTACGCGTCAGGTGAGTTTTTACGCATTTATTGCGCTCTTACGCACGgcgtgcgcttttacgcattttgtgcgtttttacgcACGgcgtgcgcttttacgcattttgtgcatttttacgCATTTACTGCGTTTTTACGCATTTAGTGCGGTCTTACGCACGgcgtgcgcttttacgcattttgtgcatttttacgCATTTAGTGCGTTTTTACGCATTTAGTGCGGTCTTACGCACGgcgtgcgcttttacgcattttgtgcatttttacgCATTTAGTGCGTTTTTACGCATTTAGTGCGGTCTTACGCACGgcgtgcgcttttacgcattttgtgcgtttttacgcACGgcgtgcgcttttacgcattttgtgcatttttacgCATTTACTGCGTTTTCACGCATTTAGTGCGGTCTTACGCACGgcgtgcgcttttacgcattttgtgcgtttttacgcACGgcgtgcgcttttacgcattttgtgcatttttacgCATTTAGTGCGTTTTTACGCATTTAGTGCGGTCTTACGCACGGCGTGCGTTTTTACGCATTTTGTGCTCTTTTACGCACGgcgtgcgcttttacgcattttGTGCTCTTTTACGCACGgcgtgcgcttttacgcattttGTGCGCTCTTACGCACGGCGTGCGTTTTTACGCGATTTG from Salminus brasiliensis chromosome 19, fSalBra1.hap2, whole genome shotgun sequence encodes the following:
- the syvn1 gene encoding E3 ubiquitin-protein ligase synoviolin yields the protein MVRAALVTAASLALTGAVVAHAYFLKHQFYPTVVYLTKSSPSMAVLYIQAFVLVFLLGKFMRKVFFGQLRAAEMEHLIERSWYAVTETCLAFTVFRDDFSPRFVALFTLLLFLKCFHWLAEDRVDFMERSPNISWVFHFRVVSLMVLLGVLDFLFVNHACHSIITRGASVQLVFGFEYAILMTMVLTTFIKYTLHTIDLQSENPWENKAVYMLYTELFTGFIKVLLYMAFMTIMIKVHTFPLFAIRPMYLAMRQFKKAVTDAIMSRRAIRNMNTLYPDATPEDLQASDNVCIICREEMVTGAKKLPCNHIFHSSCLRSWFQRQQTCPTCRMDVLRASQPNPAPTPAAPAAPAAPAAPANNPAPPAANVAPGMMPHFPPGLFPFWGPFPGAAGPPAGPPGAQAAASTTQTSADATQTPGADSGSSSSSQPSTDGAAAAPGTAVPGFPFSMPPPFPSAPWLPMPPPPPFMSSMPPPPASLSTMSEEELRELEQEGRRGLEARLQCLHNIHTLLDAAMLNIHHYLTTVATLSPPRSESSPVEASGPGRTESSASAGSNEASGQESGPQTIGTVNGATGFSQTNLTAAAEKTEEEGGEDDGEPNAAELRRRRLRKLETTPPLDD